The proteins below come from a single Stomoxys calcitrans chromosome 1, idStoCalc2.1, whole genome shotgun sequence genomic window:
- the LOC106094608 gene encoding pupal cuticle protein G1A-like, with product MAFKFVALCALFAVANAGYAPVTTYAAAAPVVTKVVNPSVDAVASTQQNVVRSFGGTVSHYSKSVQTPYSSVHKEDTRINNNVYTPAVAKTVTYAAPAVAKTVTYAAPAVAKTVYSHEAPAVYSHAAPAVYSHAAPAVYAAPAVAKTVYSHEAPAVYSHAAPAVYSHAAPAVYAAPAVAKTVSYAAPAATTTYNHGPDATTYSHNAPGVTGYGSSQTVHYSPANMVSHMSFDGFGTHWGF from the coding sequence ATGGCTTTCAAATTTGTTGCCTTGTGTGCCCTTTTTGCTGTGGCTAATGCCGGTTATGCTCCCGTCACCACTTACGCTGCTGCTGCTCCTGTAGTCACCAAAGTGGTTAATCCCTCAGTGGATGCTGTTGCTTCGACCCAACAAAATGTTGTGCGTTCTTTCGGTGGCACCGTATcgcactattccaaatctgTGCAAACTCCCTACTCCAGTGTCCACAAGGAGGATACACGCATCAACAATAATGTCTACACTCCAGCTGTGGCCAAGACTGTCACCTATGCTGCTCCTGCTGTTGCCAAGACTGTGACTTATGCTGCTCCAGCTGTTGCCAAGACTGTCTACTCGCATGAAGCTCCTGCTGTCTACTCTCACGCTGCCCCAGCTGTCTACTCTCATGCTGCCCCAGCTGTCTATGCCGCCCCTGCTGTGGCCAAGACTGTCTATTCACATGAAGCTCCTGCTGTCTATTCCCATGCTGCTCCCGCTGTCTACTCTCATGCTGCTCCAGCTGTCTATGCTGCCCCTGCTGTTGCTAAGACTGTCAGTTATGCCGCTCCTGCTGCCACCACCACCTACAACCATGGTCCCGATGCCACCACCTACTCTCACAATGCTCCTGGTGTTACCGGCTATGGTAGCAGCCAAACTGTCCACTACTCACCAGCCAACATGGTCTCTCACATGAGCTTCGATGGTTTCGGTACCCACTGGGGATTCTAA